One genomic segment of Impatiens glandulifera chromosome 6, dImpGla2.1, whole genome shotgun sequence includes these proteins:
- the LOC124942443 gene encoding uncharacterized protein LOC124942443, whose translation MHSRAIYAWGVAIVCFVVLMVVTPAIPQSEKYHDFADKRVFFGIPNTLDVISNFPFLVIGVVGLILMFHGNYFRLRIGGEICGWTCFYIGVSTVAFGSSYYHLKPNDARLVWDRLPMTIAFTSVMSIFIIERVDERKGTLSLIPLLLAGVISIFYWRFFDDLRPYALVQFVPCIAIPVMAIVLPPMYTYSSYWLWAAGFYLLAKVEEALDEQIYGWTFNIVSGHTLKHLCAAMVPVFLTLMLAKRHIETERYSS comes from the exons atgCACAGCCGAGCTATCTACGCATGGGGAGTAGCGATTGTGTGCTTTGTAGTGTTGATGGTTGTGACTCCAGCAATTCCACAGTCGGAGAAGTATCATGACTTCGCTGACAAACGCGTATTCTTCG GTATTCCAAATACACTGGATGTGATTTCAAATTTTCCATTTCTAGTTATTGGTGTCGTAGGGTTAATACTGATGTTTCATGGGAACTACTTTAGGCTAAG AATAGGAGGAGAGATTTGCGGTTGGACTTGTTTTTACATTGGTGTATCTACTGTTGCTTTTGGATCATCTTACTATCATCTTAAACCAAACGATGCACGTCTTGTATGGGATCGTTTGCCA ATGACTATTGCTTTTACATCAGTAATGTCAATCTTTATTATTGAAAGAGTTGATGAAAGAAAAGGAACATTATCACTTATTCCTCTTCTATTGGCTGGTGTTATAAGTATTTTCTATTGGCG GTTCTTCGATGATCTTCGTCCATATGCGCTTGTTCAGTTTGTTCCATGCATTGCCATTCCTGTAATGGCTATAGTTTTGCCTCCTATGTACACATATTCCTCATATTGGCTTTGGGCAGCAG GGTTTTACTTACTAGCTAAAGTGGAGGAAGCATTGGATGAGCAAATTTATGGATGGACTTTCAATATAGTAAGTGGGCACACTTTAAAGCATTTATGTGCAGCCATGGTACCTGTCTTCCTAACTCTCATGCTGGCAAAGAGGCATATCGAAACAGAAAGGTATTCTTCTTAA
- the LOC124941326 gene encoding importin-4 — translation MSQSLELLLIQFLMPDNDARRQAEDQIKRLAKDPQVVPALVQHLRTAKTPNVRQLAAVLLRKKITGHWAKLNPQLRQLVKESLIQSITIEPSPPVRRASANVVSIIAKYAVPAGEWPDLLPFLFQCSQSAQEDHREVALILFSSLTETIGNSFRPHFGDLQALLLKCLQDETSNRVRVAALKAVGSFIEFTHDENEVIKFREFIPSILNVSRQCLAAGEEDVAVIAFEIFDELIESPAPLLGESVKTIVQFSLEVSSSQNLETSTRHQAIQIVSWLAKYKYNSLKKHKLVIPILQVMCPLLAESKDDDDDLAPDRAAAEVIDTIALNIPKHVFLPVLEFASLSSQNANPKFREAAVTALGVISEGCSEPMKQKLEPVLHIVLGALRDTEQLVRGAASFALGQFAEHLQPEIISHYESVLPCILHALDDSSDEVKEKSYYALAAFCEDMGEEILPFIDPLMGKLLGALQSNPRNLQETCMSAIGSVASAAEQAFIPYAERVLELMKMFMVLTNDEDLRSRARATELLGIVAMCVGRARMEPILPPFIEAAISGFGLDFSELREYTHGFFSNMAEIMGDGFVQYLPHVVPLAFSSCNLDDGSAVDIDDSDDDGNTGGFSGVSSDDEAHDEPRVRNISIRTGVLDEKAAATQALGFFALHTKGSFAPYLEESLRILVKHSSYFHEDVRLQAITGLKHMLTAAKAVFQNQNDGPTKAREILDTVMGIYIKTMTEDDDKEVVAQACMGIADIMQDIGFVAIEPYVPQLVESTLVLLREESACQITESDDEIEDDDTEHDEVLMDAVSDILPAFAKAMGPHFAPLFEKMFQPLMKFAKASRPPQDRTMVVACLAEIAQHMGSPIAAYIDAVTPLALKELASSAATNRRNAAFCVGELCKNGGDSVLKYYNDILRLLFPLFGQSETDDAVRDNAAGAVARMIMVHPESVPLNQVLPVFLNVLPLKEDKEESVAVYSCVLNLVLSSAQQILPLVPDLVNIFAQVALSPDETAEVKGLISRALSHLISIYGQQMQPILSNLPPAHANALASIAPNS, via the exons ATGTCGCAATCTTTGGAATTGTTGTTAATTCAATTCTTGATGCCGGATAATGATGCCCGCCGGCAAGCCGAGGATCAAATAAAGAGGTTGGCGAAGGATCCACAGGTCGTTCCGGCCCTGGTTCAACATCTCCGCACTGCAAAGACGCCAAACGTGCGGCAGCTTGCGGCGGTGCTTCTTCGGAAGAAGATCACTGGACATTGGGCTAAGCTCAATCCGCAGCTTCGTCAATTGGTTAAGGAATCGCTCATTCAGAGCATCACAATAGAACCCAG TCCACCTGTGCGGCGAGCTAGTGCAAATGTAGTCAGCATCATTGCTAAGTATGCAGTCCCAGCTGGAGAATGGCCAGATCTATTACCATTTCTGTTTCAATGCAGCCAAAGTGCACAAGAAGACCACAGAGAA GTGGCTTTGATACTCTTCAGTTCTCTAACTGAGACAATTGGGAATTCATTTCGACCACATTTTGGAGACTTGCAGGCTCTTTTGCTCAAATGCCTTCAGGATGAGACCAGCAATCGTGTCAGAGTTGCAGCTCTCAA GGCTGTCGGATCTTTCATTGAATTCACTCACGATGAGAATGAAGTG ATCAAGTTCCGAGAGTTTATTCCTAGCATTTTGAATGTATCAAGACAGTGTCTTGCTGCCGGTGAGGAAGATGTGGCAGTAATagcttttgaaatatttgatgAACTTATTGAATCTCCAGCACCACTTCTGGGTGAATCAGTGAAAACCATTGTTCAATTCTCCCTTGAAGTATCTTCAAGTCAAAATTTGGAGACCAGCACTCGCCATCAG GCTATTCAAATTGTTTCATGGCTTGCTAAGTACAAATATAATTCCCTAAAAAAACACAAGCTTGTCATCCCGATCCTGCAAGTTATGTGTCCATTACTTGCTGAATCcaaggatgatgatgatgatctagCACCAGATCGAGCTGCTGCTGAAGTTATTGATACCATTGCTCTCAATATTCCTAAGCATGTGTTTCTACCTGTTCTAGAATTTGCCTCTCTGAGCAGTCAGAATGCAAATCCAAAATTTCGTGAAGCTGCAGTTACAGCTTTAGGTGTCATTTCAGAGGGATGTTCAGAGCCAATGAAGCAGAAGCTGGAACCTGTTCTACATATTGTCCTGGGGGCTCTAAGAGATACCGAACAGCTGGTGAGAGGAGCTGCATCATTTGCATTGGGTCAATTTGCTGAGCATTTGCAGCCTGAAATTATATCTCACTATGAGAGTGTTCTTCCTTGTATTCTGCATGCCTTAGATGATTCATCAGATGAAGTAAAG GAAAAGTCATATTATGCACTGGCTGCCTTTTGTGAGGACATGGGCGAAGAGATCCTCCCCTTTATTGATCCTTTGATGGGGAAGTTACTTGGAGCACTGCAAAGTAATCCGCGTAATTTGCAAGAGACATGCATG TCTGCAATTGGTTCAGTTGCTTCTGCAGCGGAGCAGGCATTTATCCCTTACGCCGAACGAGTATTGGAGTTGATGAAAATGTTCATGGTGCTCACAAATGATGAAGACCTTCGTTCAAGAGCAAGAGCAACTGAGCTGCTTGGCATAGTTGCAATGTGCGTAGGAAGAGCGCGAATGGAACCAATTTTACCCCCTTTCATTGAAGCTGCAATTTCT GGATTTGGCTTGGACTTTAGTGAGCTTAGAGAGTACACACATGGCTTCTTTAGCAATATGGCTGAGATTATGGGAGATGGTTTTGTGCAG TATCTTCCACATGTTGTGCCCCTGGCATTTTCTTCCTGCAACCTTGATGATGGATCTGCCGTGGATATTGATGATTCTGATGATGATGGGAATACTGGCGGATTTAGTGGAGTTTCATCAGATGATGAAGCTCATGATGAACCAAGAGTTAGAAATATTAGTATTAGAACTGGAGTGTTGGATGAGAAAGCTGCAGCAACTCAGGCTCTGGGCTTCTTTGCTTTGCACACGAAGGGTTCCTTTGCACC CTACTTGGAGGAGTCGCTGAGGATTTTGGTGAAACACTCGAGCTACTTTCATGAGGATGTTAGGCTTCAGGCAATTACTGGATTAAAAC ATATGCTGACAGCTGCAAAAGCAGTCTTCCAAAATCAGAAT GATGGGCCGACAAAAGCGAGGGAAATTCTTG ATACAGTGATGGGTATCTATATTAAGACAATGACTGAGGATGATGACAAAGAAGTTGTTGCTCAAGCTTGTATGGGCATTGCTGACATCATGCAAGATATTGGATTTGTTGCCATTGAGCCAT ATGTTCCTCAGCTTGTCGAGAGTACCCTGGTATTACTGAGGGAAGAATCAGCTTGTCAGATAACAGAGTCggatgatgaaattgaagacgaTGACACTGAACATGACGAAGTACTTATGGATGCAGTTTCTGACATCCTTCCTGCTTTTGCAAAGGCCATGGGTCCTCATTTTGCCCCCCTATTCGAGAAGATGTTTCAACCTTTAATGAAGTTTGCG AAAGCATCCAGGCCACCACAAGATCGTACAATGGTGGTTGCATGTCTTGCCGAAATTGCTCAGCATATGGGCTCTCCAATTGCAGCATATATTGAT GCTGTTACACCCTTGGCCCTTAAAGAACTGGCATCATCGGCTGCAACTAATAGGAGGAATGCTGCATTCTGTGTTGGAGAACTTTGCAAAAACGGTGGTGATTCTGTCTTGAA ATATTATAATGATATACTGCGGTTACTCTTTCCACTGTTTGGACAATCTGAAACGGATGATGCTGTAAGAGATAATGCAGCAGGTGCAGTGGCAAGAATGATTATGGTGCATCCCGAGTCTGTTCCATTGAATcag GTTCTTCCTGTTTTCTTGAATGTTCTTCCATTAAAAGAAGACAAGGAGGAGTCTGTTGCCGTGTATAGTTGTGTATTGAATCTTGTGCTGTCATCAGCCCAACAG ATCCTCCCCTTGGTTCCGGATTTGGTCAATATTTTTGCTCAAGTTGCACTATCACCTGATGAAACTGCGGAAGTGAAGGGCCTTATAAGCAGGGCTTTATCCCATCTTATATCTATTTACGGCCAACAAATGCAGCCCATTTTAAGCAATCTCCCTCCTGCACATGCTAACGCCTTGGCTTCAATCGCTCCAAACAGTTGA
- the LOC124943957 gene encoding protein ZW2-like has product MANNDAESFTSFFQSWMNRQNDFREELLNTISSYASDRPESMTQDELTSRDQRITDLLSRVRLHYLEYFETKGRLIEADVYTILSSTWLTSYERVTLWVGGFKPGLVFRVVPRAELELTPDQETRIEAVLEEIMADEIWLTEEHSRIQREAPSIVAPYVTEAAQSGRIGTEGERVMNSLKSAFATLVACADRVRVKATTKVIAILNPIQTVKFYVAMATHQVRMRELGLGMMGMGMGSG; this is encoded by the coding sequence ATGGCTAACAATGACGCCGAGTCTTTTACTTCTTTCTTTCAAAGTTGGATGAATCGTCAAAATGACTTTCGTGAGGAACTTCTCAATACCATTTCATCATATGCGAGTGATCGTCCTGAGTCAATGACTCAGGATGAATTAACCAGTAGAGATCAAAGAATTACCGATCTCCTCTCTAGGGTTCGTCTTCATTACCTCGAATACTTCGAAACCAAGGGTAGATTAATCGAAGCCGATGTCTACACTATCCTATCTTCCACCTGGCTCACATCCTATGAACGTGTCACCCTATGGGTAGGCGGTTTCAAGCCCGGACTAGTATTTCGGGTTGTGCCTAGGGCGGAACTTGAGTTGACACCGGACCAAGAAACGAGAATTGAGGCGGTTCTTGAGGAGATAATGGCGGATGAGATTTGGCTCACCGAAGAACACAGCCGGATTCAACGGGAAGCTCCCTCGATCGTGGCGCCTTATGTTACGGAGGCGGCACAGAGTGGGAGAATAGGGACCGAGGGGGAGAGGGTAATGAATTCGTTGAAATCGGCTTTTGCGACACTGGTGGCATGTGCTGATCGGGTAAGGGTTAAGGCTACGACCAAGGTGATTGCGATTCTGAATCCTATTCAGACGGTTAAGTTTTATGTGGCTATGGCTACTCATCAAGTTAGGATGAGAGAACTAGGTTTGGGTAtgatgggtatgggtatgggtagtGGCTGA